Proteins from one Chitinophaga oryzae genomic window:
- a CDS encoding basic secretory protein-like protein, translating to MKFSNPLCIALSAASILAFSACSKSSLTPPGEETAQTTLSGNKQVTAAATTPVGTVIYTSNGYKLTFTNNASGFDDATRQKFVDMYFSIYPKLLNRFYTGATKQVTFVIDPNYNGVAYTSGTTVTYSAAWMANHPQDVDVLTHEVMHVVQAYTGGTPGWLTEGIADYVRYKYGVNNGPAGWSLPAWSSSQSYTDAYRVTARFLVWLELHVRATIVDDLNTALRNKTYSGNTWNQLTGKSVDQLWTDYSNNPAL from the coding sequence ATGAAATTTTCAAACCCGTTATGCATTGCACTCAGTGCAGCCTCCATTCTCGCATTTTCCGCCTGTAGCAAATCATCACTTACCCCTCCCGGGGAAGAAACCGCACAAACCACGTTATCCGGCAACAAACAGGTAACCGCCGCCGCCACCACGCCCGTTGGCACCGTTATTTATACCAGCAACGGGTATAAGCTTACGTTTACCAATAATGCCAGCGGTTTTGACGATGCTACCCGTCAAAAATTCGTGGACATGTACTTCAGTATTTATCCAAAATTGCTAAATCGATTTTACACAGGCGCCACGAAACAGGTTACTTTTGTGATCGATCCTAACTACAACGGCGTCGCCTATACGTCGGGTACGACGGTCACCTACAGCGCCGCCTGGATGGCCAACCATCCGCAGGACGTAGACGTACTCACCCATGAAGTTATGCATGTGGTACAGGCATACACCGGTGGTACGCCCGGCTGGCTGACGGAAGGCATCGCCGACTATGTACGCTATAAATATGGCGTCAACAACGGGCCGGCCGGCTGGTCATTACCAGCCTGGTCTTCCTCCCAGTCCTATACAGACGCATACCGGGTAACCGCACGCTTCCTCGTATGGCTGGAACTCCATGTAAGGGCCACCATTGTCGACGACCTGAACACCGCGCTGCGTAATAAAACCTACTCCGGCAACACCTGGAACCAGCTTACCGGCAAATCGGTCGATCAACTGTGGACAGACTACTCCAATAACCCGGCGTTATAA
- a CDS encoding outer membrane beta-barrel family protein yields MKTVCSGRRLLQLLPVLLLLSFVARAQTGKITGRIHDETQQPVVAATVLLKKAADSSLVKVALSDTTGSWQLEEIPFNRYFITITYIGYKEWNGPVFTLDQPATTLESASLQSGASNLKGVTVAAKKPFIEQQLDRTVVNVESSIMAAGGSALEVMEKLPGVLVDKNGNISIKGKQGVKVMIDDRPGYLSAAELTAFLRNMPASQLDQIEIMSNPPAKYDAAGNGVINIKRKKLKTGGFNGTLTLTALQGRYPGTTQNLNFNYSNKHVNFYGNAGFSYRKSFEDYYIVRNFRNGAKEITSIYDQHTYTKTTGKSITAKLGADYYASAKTTIGVALGGFHNPSEAVNTNNTLLKTGDGVMTTRVDAPATTKGKWDNMEANVSLKHVFAAERELLLNADYLSYNSTSEQHFDNRYFKPDSSEAAPRKSFLADLPAKINIYSLKADYTHPFSDKTRLEAGVKTSFVNTDNNAQYFDGVSGGWKKNDSLSNHFLYKENVNAGYLNLRHKHDRWEFQAGLRAEQTWLKGEQKNNGQTFSRSYLQFFPSAFVAYDVDKESKVTLSYGRRIERPDYRSMNPFRFYLDQYTYNEGNPYLNPQYSHNIELGYSIWEGALTTTLLYNRTTDIIQEVILQNADKNETYQRPENLNTRKVLGANVNAQIPIGETMTTVLYMDYNHYDYSGAINNEPFELKAGVFTAQLMQQVKLQNGWGFQFMGTWSSRSIDGTFLQQPIGTLHAGVQKDILGKQATIRLSASDIFGWNRYNATSRYQNIDIHIRGQWQSQVLKLAFTYRFNKNDRKETTDKRESAAEEERQRVKTEKK; encoded by the coding sequence ATGAAGACAGTCTGTTCCGGCAGGCGACTGCTGCAGCTGCTGCCGGTTTTGCTGCTCCTTTCTTTCGTAGCCCGGGCGCAAACCGGTAAAATAACCGGACGGATACACGATGAAACGCAGCAACCGGTGGTAGCCGCCACGGTGCTGCTTAAGAAAGCGGCCGATTCTTCGCTGGTGAAAGTAGCCCTGTCCGATACGACCGGTAGCTGGCAGCTGGAAGAAATTCCCTTCAACCGTTATTTTATCACCATTACCTATATCGGGTATAAGGAATGGAACGGCCCGGTCTTTACGCTGGACCAGCCAGCGACGACACTGGAAAGCGCAAGCCTGCAGTCAGGCGCCAGCAACCTGAAAGGGGTGACCGTAGCGGCAAAAAAACCGTTTATAGAGCAGCAGCTGGACCGCACCGTGGTGAATGTGGAATCGTCTATCATGGCCGCGGGAGGCAGTGCGCTGGAGGTGATGGAGAAACTGCCCGGCGTGCTGGTGGACAAGAACGGGAACATTTCCATCAAAGGTAAACAAGGAGTGAAAGTAATGATAGACGACCGGCCCGGTTACCTGTCTGCCGCCGAACTGACCGCCTTCCTCCGGAATATGCCCGCGTCGCAGCTGGACCAGATCGAGATCATGTCTAACCCGCCGGCGAAATATGACGCCGCCGGCAACGGGGTCATTAATATCAAGCGAAAGAAGCTGAAGACCGGCGGTTTCAACGGAACGCTGACGCTTACCGCCCTGCAGGGAAGATACCCGGGAACGACGCAGAACCTCAACTTTAACTATAGCAACAAACATGTTAATTTTTATGGTAATGCGGGCTTTAGTTACCGGAAGAGTTTTGAAGATTATTATATTGTCCGTAACTTCCGTAACGGCGCTAAAGAAATCACCAGTATTTATGACCAGCATACTTACACCAAAACAACGGGGAAAAGTATCACCGCCAAGCTGGGAGCAGACTATTACGCCAGCGCCAAAACGACCATTGGAGTGGCGTTGGGCGGGTTTCATAATCCCTCGGAGGCCGTTAATACCAACAACACGCTGTTAAAAACCGGAGATGGCGTGATGACCACGAGGGTAGACGCACCCGCTACCACAAAAGGCAAATGGGACAATATGGAAGCGAATGTTAGCCTGAAACACGTGTTTGCCGCCGAACGCGAACTGCTGTTAAATGCCGATTATTTGTCGTACAACAGTACCAGCGAACAACATTTCGATAATCGTTATTTTAAACCCGACAGCAGTGAAGCGGCGCCGCGCAAATCTTTCCTGGCAGACCTGCCGGCGAAAATTAACATTTATAGCCTGAAAGCAGATTATACCCATCCGTTTTCAGACAAGACACGCCTCGAAGCAGGCGTGAAAACATCGTTTGTCAATACCGACAACAATGCACAGTATTTTGACGGGGTAAGCGGCGGCTGGAAAAAGAACGACTCCCTGAGTAACCACTTCCTGTATAAGGAGAATGTCAACGCCGGTTATCTGAACCTGCGGCATAAACACGACCGCTGGGAATTCCAGGCCGGTCTCCGCGCAGAGCAGACCTGGCTGAAAGGAGAACAGAAAAACAACGGGCAGACATTCTCCCGCAGTTACCTGCAGTTTTTCCCCAGCGCTTTTGTGGCCTACGATGTGGACAAGGAAAGCAAGGTGACGCTGTCCTACGGCCGCCGGATAGAAAGGCCGGATTACCGCAGCATGAACCCTTTTCGTTTTTACCTCGATCAGTACACCTACAACGAAGGAAATCCTTACCTGAACCCCCAGTACAGCCATAACATAGAACTGGGCTACAGTATATGGGAAGGGGCGCTCACCACCACGCTGCTGTATAACCGGACGACAGACATCATACAGGAGGTAATACTGCAGAACGCTGACAAGAATGAGACCTATCAGCGGCCGGAGAACCTCAACACCCGGAAGGTACTGGGCGCCAACGTAAACGCCCAGATACCGATAGGAGAGACCATGACGACGGTGCTCTACATGGATTATAACCACTATGACTATTCAGGGGCTATCAATAACGAACCCTTTGAACTGAAAGCCGGCGTGTTCACAGCTCAGCTGATGCAGCAGGTGAAGCTGCAAAATGGCTGGGGCTTCCAGTTTATGGGCACCTGGTCATCCCGCAGCATTGACGGTACGTTTCTGCAGCAGCCTATCGGCACCCTGCATGCCGGCGTCCAGAAAGATATCCTGGGCAAACAGGCCACTATCCGCCTGAGCGCTTCCGATATCTTTGGCTGGAACCGCTACAACGCCACCAGCCGTTACCAGAATATTGACATCCATATCCGCGGCCAATGGCAATCGCAGGTGTTGAAACTGGCGTTTACCTACCGCTTCAATAAAAATGACAGGAAAGAGACGACGGACAAGCGCGAAAGCGCTGCAGAGGAAGAACGTCAAAGGGTTAAAACAGAAAAGAAATAA
- a CDS encoding thioesterase II family protein, with protein MLQKIKLICIPYAGGNGYSFRDLQPFLGRHLDMVTLELPGRGKRITEPLLSDIHAMTDDLYRQVLPHIRSPYILYGHSMGAVLGNLLMHRLKKEWKTLPLHFFVTGCAAPVFNHQRKQRHLLPDEQLMAELKEMGGMPDALLEDLDLMEFFLPVIREDMKALECYRYQALEKYSTGITVITGTNEDISDAQTAGWAHESEKEVRILRYPGNHFFIFHQFQNIAMLIRDVALTPHHS; from the coding sequence ATGTTACAGAAAATTAAGCTGATATGTATTCCGTATGCAGGTGGAAATGGTTATTCTTTCCGCGATCTGCAGCCCTTTTTGGGCAGGCACCTGGATATGGTGACCCTGGAGTTGCCGGGTCGCGGAAAACGGATAACGGAGCCGCTGCTGTCTGACATACATGCCATGACAGACGACCTTTACAGGCAGGTGTTGCCCCACATAAGATCTCCTTACATCCTGTACGGTCATTCTATGGGCGCAGTGCTGGGCAACCTGCTGATGCACCGGTTGAAAAAGGAATGGAAAACCCTCCCGCTGCACTTTTTCGTTACCGGCTGCGCGGCGCCTGTTTTTAACCACCAGCGCAAACAACGGCATCTGCTGCCGGACGAGCAGCTGATGGCGGAGCTGAAGGAGATGGGCGGAATGCCGGACGCTTTGCTGGAAGACCTGGACCTGATGGAGTTTTTTCTGCCCGTGATCCGGGAAGATATGAAAGCGCTGGAATGTTACCGGTATCAGGCCTTGGAAAAGTATAGTACCGGTATCACCGTCATCACCGGGACCAACGAGGACATCAGCGATGCCCAGACGGCCGGATGGGCCCATGAATCAGAAAAGGAGGTACGCATTCTCCGTTACCCCGGGAACCATTTCTTTATTTTTCATCAATTCCAAAACATAGCTATGCTCATCCGCGATGTAGCATTAACGCCGCACCATAGCTGA
- a CDS encoding cyclic peptide export ABC transporter, whose amino-acid sequence MRLISLLQKKSKLFYILLLLLGLINSVWSMGLLLLINNRIAGTSLPFVQGYDWQIYAGMILVSFFTARAFQSYTIRLTYELGNDLGLSVFDKLRFSDYEEYIKLGEEKVRTATADVTTLQRFPNVFIEVFNALVMVLIGLGYLFYTNFFGALLILGVLSALAVVYYVRNMAISKDLNTVRDLANIYQQNVNDFLRGFKDVKMSITRSDNIFHKYISQNRNRVKELTVKTLIKYMGNELMGNYLWYLLIGIIVFLLPVILHMSNVVNNQFVVTLLYLMGPVGIVVARISEFTQMQIAVDRLHQFHDKINASKAIAIGHGDLPAIGDKFESIRFENVTFEYYDERRAETFRLKPLTLDIRKGESIFITGGNGSGKSTFVNLLTGLYVPHSGTISLNGRVITERTYPGYRNRIAAIFTDSILFNENYDGLELAPDNERLMFWLRKMELENIVTFDTGKKSIKADLSKGQQKRLALIYVMLEDKDVIVLDEWAAEQDPVFRAYFYKIIVPELKQMGKTVIAVTHDDAYFDCGDRLIKFDYGTIVSDTSVNAATDLHYAV is encoded by the coding sequence ATGAGATTAATCAGTTTGCTTCAGAAAAAATCGAAGTTGTTTTACATCCTGTTGTTATTGCTGGGCCTTATCAACAGCGTGTGGTCCATGGGACTGTTGTTGCTGATCAACAACAGGATTGCAGGCACTTCTCTTCCGTTTGTACAGGGATATGACTGGCAGATATATGCAGGCATGATCCTCGTATCTTTTTTTACCGCCAGGGCCTTTCAATCCTACACGATCCGGCTGACCTATGAATTAGGGAATGACCTGGGATTGTCTGTTTTTGACAAATTGCGGTTTTCGGATTACGAAGAATATATCAAACTGGGGGAGGAGAAAGTACGTACGGCCACGGCAGACGTAACGACCCTGCAACGTTTCCCCAATGTTTTTATTGAAGTGTTCAACGCGCTGGTCATGGTGCTGATAGGGTTGGGTTACCTGTTCTATACCAATTTCTTTGGGGCCCTGCTGATCCTGGGCGTCCTTTCCGCCCTGGCGGTGGTGTACTATGTCCGGAATATGGCTATCAGCAAGGACCTCAACACCGTACGCGACCTGGCCAATATTTACCAGCAGAATGTCAATGATTTCCTGCGCGGGTTTAAAGATGTGAAAATGAGCATCACGCGAAGCGATAATATCTTCCACAAATACATCTCACAGAACAGGAACCGGGTAAAAGAGCTTACCGTAAAAACACTGATCAAATACATGGGCAATGAACTGATGGGAAACTACCTGTGGTACCTGCTGATCGGTATTATCGTGTTCCTGTTGCCGGTCATCCTGCATATGAGCAACGTGGTGAATAACCAGTTTGTGGTGACGCTGTTGTACCTGATGGGACCTGTAGGCATTGTGGTGGCCCGTATCAGCGAGTTTACGCAGATGCAGATAGCGGTCGATCGGCTGCATCAGTTCCATGATAAGATCAACGCTTCCAAAGCCATCGCTATTGGGCACGGTGATCTGCCGGCCATCGGCGACAAGTTTGAAAGCATCCGTTTTGAGAATGTGACGTTTGAATACTATGACGAAAGAAGAGCAGAGACTTTCCGTTTAAAACCGCTTACCCTCGATATCAGGAAAGGAGAAAGCATTTTTATCACCGGCGGCAACGGCAGCGGCAAGAGCACTTTCGTGAACCTGCTGACGGGCCTGTATGTGCCGCATAGCGGCACGATATCGCTGAACGGGCGGGTGATCACCGAAAGGACTTATCCGGGCTATCGCAACCGCATCGCGGCCATCTTTACCGACAGTATCCTTTTCAATGAGAATTACGACGGCCTTGAACTGGCGCCGGATAATGAACGGCTGATGTTCTGGCTTCGCAAGATGGAGCTGGAAAACATCGTCACTTTTGATACCGGGAAGAAATCCATTAAAGCCGATTTGTCGAAAGGGCAGCAGAAGCGGCTGGCGCTGATCTATGTGATGCTGGAAGACAAGGATGTGATTGTGCTGGATGAATGGGCCGCAGAGCAGGACCCTGTGTTCAGAGCATATTTCTATAAAATAATTGTTCCCGAATTAAAGCAGATGGGTAAGACCGTTATCGCCGTGACGCACGATGACGCCTATTTTGATTGCGGGGACCGGCTCATTAAGTTCGACTATGGTACCATTGTCAGCGACACGTCCGTCAATGCCGCCACAGATCTGCACTATGCCGTATAG